A single region of the Bacteroides luhongzhouii genome encodes:
- a CDS encoding hexokinase — MEKNIFQLDNEQLKEIARSFKAKVEEGLNTENAEIQCIPTFITPKASGINGKSLVLDLGGTNYRVAIVDFSKTPPAIHPNNGWKKDMSIMKTPGYTREELFKEMADMITGIKREKEMPIGYCFSYPTASVPDGDAKLLRWTKGVDIKEMIGAVVGKPLLDYLNERNKIKFTNIKVLNDTVASLFAGLTDSSYDAYIGLIVGTGTNMATFIPADKIKKLNPSHKVDGLIPVNLESGNFHPPFLTAVDNTVDGISGNPGKQRFEKAVSGMYLGDILKATFPLEEFEEKFDAQKLTSIMNYPDIYKEVYVEVAQWIYSRSAQLVAASLTGLIMLLKSYNKDIRKICLVAEGSLFWSKNRKDKNYNMIVMEKLRELFNLFGLEDVEVDIKSMNNANLIGTGIAALS; from the coding sequence ATGGAGAAAAATATTTTTCAGTTAGATAATGAGCAGCTCAAAGAGATTGCTCGCTCATTTAAAGCAAAAGTAGAAGAAGGTTTGAACACTGAAAATGCAGAGATACAATGCATTCCCACTTTCATCACTCCGAAAGCAAGTGGTATCAATGGCAAATCATTAGTACTCGACTTAGGAGGAACAAATTACCGGGTAGCAATTGTTGACTTTAGTAAAACTCCTCCCGCCATTCATCCTAACAATGGTTGGAAAAAAGACATGTCGATTATGAAAACTCCCGGTTATACCCGAGAGGAGTTGTTCAAAGAAATGGCAGATATGATAACCGGAATAAAACGGGAAAAAGAGATGCCAATTGGATATTGTTTTTCTTATCCGACAGCGTCCGTCCCAGACGGAGATGCCAAACTGCTGCGTTGGACCAAAGGAGTTGACATAAAAGAGATGATCGGAGCAGTTGTTGGAAAACCTTTGCTCGATTATCTGAATGAAAGAAATAAAATCAAGTTTACGAATATAAAAGTGCTCAATGACACTGTTGCCAGTTTATTTGCCGGACTTACCGACAGTAGTTACGATGCGTATATAGGTCTGATTGTAGGAACAGGCACCAATATGGCTACTTTTATTCCGGCTGACAAAATAAAAAAATTAAATCCGTCGCATAAAGTAGATGGATTGATTCCCGTTAATCTGGAATCCGGGAATTTTCATCCGCCGTTCCTCACTGCAGTAGACAATACAGTGGATGGAATCTCCGGAAATCCGGGAAAACAACGCTTCGAGAAAGCTGTATCCGGAATGTATCTGGGAGATATTCTAAAAGCCACTTTCCCATTAGAGGAGTTCGAAGAAAAGTTTGACGCACAAAAGCTTACCTCTATTATGAACTATCCCGATATTTATAAAGAGGTGTATGTAGAAGTGGCACAGTGGATATATAGTAGATCAGCACAGCTAGTTGCGGCTTCACTGACAGGGCTTATCATGTTGCTGAAATCATACAACAAGGATATACGGAAAATTTGCCTGGTTGCCGAAGGCAGCCTTTTCTGGAGTAAAAACAGAAAAGACAAAAACTATAACATGATTGTCATGGAAAAATTACGAGAGCTTTTCAATTTATTCGGCTTAGAAGATGTAGAAGTCGATATCAAAAGCATGAATAATGCCAATTTGATAGGGACAGGCATCGCGGCTTTATCCTGA
- the nosZ gene encoding Sec-dependent nitrous-oxide reductase yields the protein MRKQKCISFPAILLLIVVCSLTSCKPKGSKAMLAENAAVKVYVAPGKYDEFYNFVSGGFSGQLAVYGLPSGRLLKVIPVFTANGENGYGYDEGTKAMLNTSHGWLPWGDSHHTDASRTNGMYDGRWVFINENNTPRVARIDLKTFRTVEIIELPNSAGNHSSPFSTANTEYMVAGTRFSVPGDYDNTDVPISSYKKNFKGHLSFIKVDPQTGRMNIAFQIVTPGLNFDLSRSGQGKSSDWSFFSCYNSEQAHTNLEVNASQNDKDFLLAINWKKAEELANTGAGKKQPCHYAHNVLDESTMTATSDMMKEVLVLDAKEYPDLCYLIPCPKSPHGVDVDPTGEYIIASGKLATNIPVFSYEKMLKAIKDKQFDGKFGGINILKYEAVSYGEVQEPGLGPLHTEFDADGNAYTSFFISSEIVKWNIKTLTVLDKVPTYYSIGHLSVMGGNTVKPYGKYMVAYNKITKDRFLPTGPELCQSAQLYDISGTKMKLLLDFPTIGEPHYATAIPAEILKEKQMKYYNLAENQNPYATKTDADARIERKNGEVHVYLISIRSRIVPDNIEGIKVGDTVYFHVTNIEQEWDIPHGFAVKGNENAQLLVMPGETQTLKWTPKTTGIYPFYCTDFCSALHQEMQGYVRVSPADSNVKLVCSFDDKPLKTIVK from the coding sequence ATGCGCAAACAAAAATGTATTTCATTTCCTGCTATACTATTATTGATAGTTGTTTGTAGCCTAACATCCTGCAAGCCAAAAGGTTCCAAAGCCATGCTTGCTGAAAATGCCGCAGTAAAGGTGTATGTAGCACCAGGTAAGTACGACGAATTTTATAATTTTGTCTCTGGTGGTTTCAGCGGCCAGTTGGCTGTATATGGCCTTCCGTCGGGGAGATTGCTTAAAGTGATTCCGGTCTTCACTGCTAATGGTGAAAACGGATACGGATATGATGAAGGTACCAAGGCTATGCTGAACACATCACACGGTTGGCTGCCGTGGGGAGACTCCCATCATACAGATGCCTCACGTACCAACGGAATGTATGACGGGCGCTGGGTTTTCATCAATGAAAATAATACGCCACGAGTGGCAAGAATTGACCTGAAAACATTCCGCACTGTAGAGATCATAGAGTTACCGAACAGTGCAGGCAACCATTCTTCACCCTTCTCTACCGCCAATACCGAATATATGGTCGCCGGTACCCGTTTCAGCGTCCCGGGAGATTACGATAATACGGATGTGCCTATTAGTTCATATAAGAAGAATTTCAAAGGGCACTTAAGCTTCATCAAAGTCGATCCGCAGACGGGGAGAATGAACATCGCTTTCCAAATTGTCACTCCGGGATTGAACTTCGACTTGAGCCGTTCAGGTCAAGGCAAGAGCTCGGACTGGTCGTTTTTCTCCTGCTACAATAGTGAGCAGGCACATACCAACCTCGAAGTAAATGCCTCACAAAATGACAAGGACTTTCTACTGGCCATAAACTGGAAAAAAGCCGAAGAACTAGCAAACACAGGAGCAGGAAAGAAGCAACCTTGCCATTATGCACACAATGTACTTGATGAATCGACCATGACAGCTACATCGGACATGATGAAAGAGGTGCTTGTGCTTGATGCTAAAGAATACCCGGATTTATGCTATCTCATTCCTTGTCCCAAATCACCTCATGGCGTCGATGTTGATCCCACCGGAGAGTATATCATTGCAAGCGGGAAACTTGCGACGAACATTCCCGTGTTCAGCTACGAAAAAATGCTGAAAGCAATAAAAGACAAACAGTTCGACGGCAAGTTCGGCGGCATCAACATACTGAAATACGAGGCTGTGTCTTATGGGGAAGTGCAAGAACCCGGCTTGGGCCCATTGCATACAGAGTTCGATGCAGACGGAAACGCCTATACAAGTTTCTTCATATCATCCGAAATCGTAAAATGGAACATCAAAACCCTTACAGTACTCGACAAGGTTCCTACCTATTATTCTATCGGACATCTTTCTGTAATGGGAGGTAACACTGTCAAACCCTATGGAAAATATATGGTGGCTTACAACAAAATCACCAAAGACAGGTTCCTTCCTACCGGTCCGGAACTGTGCCAAAGTGCCCAGCTGTATGATATAAGCGGCACTAAGATGAAACTACTGCTCGACTTTCCGACCATAGGAGAACCTCATTACGCAACAGCCATCCCCGCCGAGATACTAAAAGAAAAACAAATGAAATATTACAATCTCGCCGAGAATCAAAATCCTTATGCTACCAAGACAGATGCCGATGCCCGTATCGAACGTAAGAATGGAGAGGTTCATGTTTACCTCATCTCGATCCGTTCACGTATCGTTCCCGATAATATAGAAGGTATCAAAGTGGGCGACACGGTCTATTTCCATGTCACCAACATTGAGCAGGAATGGGATATTCCACATGGATTCGCAGTGAAGGGCAATGAAAATGCCCAACTGTTAGTGATGCCGGGTGAAACACAAACACTAAAATGGACTCCTAAAACAACAGGCATTTATCCATTCTATTGTACAGATTTCTGCAGCGCCCTCCATCAGGAAATGCAGGGATATGTACGCGTATCTCCGGCAGACAGTAATGTAAAACTAGTATGCAGTTTCGACGATAAACCTCTTAAAACAATCGTAAAATGA
- a CDS encoding nitrous oxide reductase accessory protein NosL, which translates to MINSSALNFKNEKISLLSRILLAIAGCLLFAALLFPIWKIELSAPQYPEGLNLYLHADKIAGDVNSINDLNHYIGMKELYTEDFIEFTVLPYIISFFGLLTLACAFIGKKKWAIFTLFLFLVFGIVSLFDFYNWNYNYGHDLSPKAAIQVPGMAYQPPIIGYKQLLNFGVYSIPALGGILMILSGVLMAFVTIKECKIYKLFSKKANVAALVAGMVFITMSCTGKVEPRPINMNKDTCAGCKMTITDLKFATEFITDKGKIYVFDDLSCMIHYLTKHSDIKAKALFVPDYLLSNELLKLQTAFFVKGDGVRSPMGGNIAAFKTQDAAEMYAKEFHSEVMSWTDLDLPAGVQ; encoded by the coding sequence ATGATAAACTCTTCTGCACTAAACTTCAAAAACGAGAAGATTTCCTTGCTATCACGCATCCTGTTGGCGATAGCAGGATGCCTTCTTTTCGCCGCACTACTGTTTCCAATCTGGAAAATAGAACTTTCGGCTCCACAGTATCCCGAAGGGCTGAATTTGTATTTACATGCCGACAAGATAGCTGGTGACGTAAACAGTATCAATGACCTGAATCATTATATCGGAATGAAAGAGTTGTACACCGAAGACTTCATTGAGTTTACCGTATTACCCTATATCATTTCATTCTTCGGATTGCTCACATTGGCATGCGCCTTTATCGGCAAAAAGAAATGGGCGATTTTCACCCTGTTCCTCTTCCTCGTCTTCGGTATCGTTTCACTCTTCGATTTCTACAACTGGAACTACAACTACGGGCATGACCTTTCGCCCAAAGCCGCTATCCAAGTGCCGGGCATGGCCTATCAACCACCCATCATCGGATATAAACAACTGCTCAACTTCGGCGTATATTCCATCCCTGCACTGGGAGGTATACTAATGATTCTGTCGGGAGTGCTTATGGCCTTCGTAACGATAAAAGAGTGCAAGATATATAAACTGTTTTCAAAGAAAGCCAATGTTGCGGCACTGGTTGCAGGAATGGTATTCATCACCATGTCCTGCACAGGCAAAGTGGAACCACGCCCCATAAATATGAATAAAGATACGTGCGCCGGTTGCAAAATGACCATTACCGACTTGAAATTCGCAACCGAATTCATTACCGACAAAGGGAAGATTTATGTATTCGACGATTTATCTTGCATGATACATTATCTCACGAAACATTCGGATATAAAAGCAAAAGCCCTGTTCGTACCTGATTATCTGTTATCTAACGAACTGTTGAAACTTCAAACTGCTTTTTTTGTAAAAGGAGATGGAGTCCGAAGCCCTATGGGCGGCAATATAGCCGCATTCAAAACACAGGATGCAGCCGAAATGTATGCAAAAGAATTTCATTCGGAAGTGATGTCATGGACAGATTTAGACTTGCCTGCTGGTGTGCAATAA
- the nosD gene encoding nitrous oxide reductase family maturation protein NosD — protein sequence MDRFRLACWCAIILLSAATSHARVIRVGAAYNFKTIGSAIIQAHPGDTVEVWGGVYNENVIIDKSIQLRGIHSPSVNARNKGNVMLIQADNVIVEGFRLENSGRSSLHEYCGIRAVNCNGTVIRNNVCLNNSIGINLQKCTRGIISGNKVTTNINYLPVLGNAIHCWSCDTLAIIQNQVSNHRDGIYLEFVSASQINRNVVHDCMRYGLHFMFSHYDEYHYNTFRRNGAGVAVMYSHQVNMTFNLFELNVSDISYGLLLKDIYDGMIAHNTFLENSVAIYMDDTHDVQIRNNHFEKNGMGIRMLASSYENCVSDNNFISNTYDVTTNSSSTNNNTFSGNYWDKYNGYDLNKDGYGDVPHHPLSLFSMFVEHNPMAMLFFRSIIANMLDLSERISPTMTPENFVDEKPAMRRKL from the coding sequence ATGGACAGATTTAGACTTGCCTGCTGGTGTGCAATAATTCTTTTGTCCGCTGCGACATCCCATGCCCGGGTCATCAGAGTGGGTGCTGCCTATAATTTCAAGACTATAGGCAGTGCTATCATACAGGCTCATCCGGGTGATACTGTCGAAGTGTGGGGCGGGGTATACAATGAAAATGTAATCATTGACAAGTCTATTCAATTGAGAGGAATTCATTCTCCTTCGGTCAATGCACGCAATAAGGGAAACGTAATGCTGATCCAAGCGGATAATGTAATCGTTGAGGGCTTCCGGCTGGAAAATTCCGGTCGGTCATCGTTGCATGAATATTGTGGAATCAGAGCAGTAAACTGTAACGGAACGGTGATTAGAAACAATGTATGCCTGAACAACTCGATCGGGATCAATTTGCAGAAGTGTACCCGTGGCATAATTTCCGGAAATAAAGTGACAACGAATATCAACTATCTGCCCGTACTAGGCAATGCCATTCATTGCTGGAGTTGCGATACGCTGGCCATCATTCAAAATCAGGTGAGCAATCATCGGGACGGAATCTATCTGGAATTTGTTTCCGCCTCACAGATCAACAGGAATGTGGTACACGATTGTATGCGTTATGGCTTGCATTTCATGTTCTCGCATTATGACGAATATCATTATAACACTTTCCGCCGTAACGGCGCAGGGGTAGCAGTGATGTATTCGCATCAGGTGAATATGACATTCAACCTGTTCGAACTGAATGTGAGTGACATTTCCTACGGATTATTATTGAAGGATATTTATGACGGTATGATTGCACACAATACATTTCTGGAAAACAGTGTGGCAATCTATATGGATGATACACACGATGTGCAAATCAGAAACAACCATTTCGAGAAAAACGGAATGGGAATACGTATGCTGGCAAGCAGCTATGAAAACTGTGTCAGCGACAACAACTTCATCAGCAACACGTATGATGTGACAACCAATAGCAGCTCGACAAACAACAATACCTTTTCGGGCAATTATTGGGATAAATACAATGGCTATGATTTGAACAAAGACGGATATGGAGACGTCCCTCACCACCCTTTGAGTCTCTTTTCCATGTTTGTGGAACACAATCCAATGGCAATGCTCTTCTTTCGCAGTATCATCGCCAACATGCTCGACTTGTCCGAGAGAATTTCTCCAACGATGACTCCCGAAAACTTTGTTGATGAAAAACCTGCAATGAGAAGAAAGTTATGA
- a CDS encoding ABC transporter ATP-binding protein, with protein MIEFKNISKSFGRLQVLKDISLCFEDGVCVIFIGPNGCGKTTLIKCLLHMVIPNSGTVWIDNKNVSLHPDSRNHLGFMPQIGSFPEHMTVNEVIKAVQSIRNYRGEIDKDIYEAYDIPALGTKKMNTLSGGTVQKVSAAIAFMFHPDIVVMDEPFAGLDIQASYILRKKIIKEREHGKTIFITSHILSDIDSIISHVVFMENGSVLFNKSLTQLYAETGEKNISEAVMQLIK; from the coding sequence ATGATTGAATTCAAGAACATAAGCAAAAGTTTCGGACGTTTACAAGTGCTGAAAGACATCAGCCTCTGTTTTGAGGACGGTGTTTGTGTCATCTTTATCGGTCCCAACGGTTGTGGCAAAACAACTCTTATCAAATGCCTGCTCCACATGGTCATACCAAATAGCGGAACTGTATGGATAGACAACAAAAACGTAAGTTTACATCCCGACAGCAGGAATCATCTTGGTTTCATGCCGCAAATCGGCTCTTTTCCCGAACACATGACTGTGAACGAAGTGATAAAAGCTGTACAGTCTATCCGGAATTACCGGGGAGAGATAGATAAAGACATTTATGAAGCCTACGATATTCCAGCATTGGGAACGAAGAAAATGAACACCCTCTCCGGCGGTACGGTGCAAAAGGTAAGCGCAGCAATCGCTTTTATGTTTCATCCTGATATTGTGGTAATGGACGAGCCCTTCGCCGGATTGGATATACAAGCTTCCTACATTCTAAGAAAGAAAATTATCAAAGAAAGGGAACATGGAAAAACGATATTTATCACTTCACATATATTAAGCGATATAGACAGTATCATTTCACACGTAGTCTTTATGGAAAACGGTTCGGTATTGTTCAATAAATCTTTAACCCAGCTGTATGCCGAGACAGGGGAAAAGAATATCAGTGAAGCTGTGATGCAACTTATTAAATAG
- a CDS encoding ABC transporter permease subunit — MDMIKIFKLIFKDILKNKTTLVFLVVLAVMSWVSFSMEDDVNKGLITIMNEILFIVPLMSILFSTIYLHNCRECIVLLLGHPIRRATIWNGIYAGVASSLCLAYLLGAGIPILVYSFNMAGLLMIFMGLCITLVFVSLAFLICSFVSDKSKGIGLALILWLFLALIYDGIILFILFQFSDYPIDHFMIGTLMLNPIDLARLQMLIKLDVSAIMGYAGAAFKELVGKKAGIIVSFLVLVLWVVLPYLWSVRLFRKKDL, encoded by the coding sequence ATGGATATGATAAAAATCTTCAAACTCATTTTCAAAGATATACTGAAGAACAAAACGACTTTAGTCTTTCTGGTTGTTTTAGCGGTGATGTCGTGGGTATCCTTCTCCATGGAGGACGATGTGAACAAAGGTCTGATTACTATCATGAATGAAATCCTGTTTATCGTTCCCCTTATGTCGATATTGTTTTCTACGATATATCTTCATAATTGCAGAGAATGTATTGTACTGTTGCTGGGACACCCTATTCGTCGGGCTACTATCTGGAACGGCATCTATGCCGGGGTAGCTTCCAGTCTCTGTCTCGCGTATTTGCTTGGAGCAGGCATTCCTATCCTGGTGTATTCATTCAACATGGCAGGACTACTTATGATCTTTATGGGGCTCTGTATAACTCTTGTATTCGTGTCACTGGCATTTCTTATCTGTTCTTTTGTGTCTGACAAATCCAAAGGGATTGGTCTCGCATTGATTCTTTGGCTTTTCCTTGCATTGATCTACGACGGTATCATACTTTTCATACTGTTCCAGTTCAGCGACTATCCGATAGATCATTTTATGATCGGCACATTGATGCTCAACCCTATTGATTTGGCACGATTGCAAATGCTGATAAAACTGGATGTTTCAGCAATCATGGGATATGCCGGTGCTGCTTTTAAAGAGTTAGTAGGCAAAAAGGCAGGAATAATCGTATCCTTTCTTGTGCTCGTGTTATGGGTTGTGTTACCTTATCTCTGGTCTGTAAGATTGTTCAGAAAGAAAGATTTATAA
- a CDS encoding glycoside hydrolase family 97 protein encodes MKKLKILLFLCVVACTLTVQAQKQFTLNSPDGKLQTTITVGDKLTYDIYCNGRQILAPSPISMTLDNGEVWGEKAKLSGTSGKKVDQMIPSPFYRASELRDHYNELTLRFKKDWNVEFRAYNDGIAYRFVSRAKKPFNVVDEIVDYHFPSDMVASVPYVRGGKDGDYDSQYFNSFENTYTTGPLSKLNKKRLMFLPLVVDAGEGVKICITESDLENYPGLYLSAAEGENRLTGRFAPYPKKMVQGGHNQLQMLVKEHEAYIAKVDKPRNFPWRMSIVTTSDKDLAASNLSYLLAAPSRLTDLSWIKPGKVAWDWWNDWNLDGVDFVTGVNNPTYKAYIDFASANGIEYVILDEGWAVNLQADLMQVVKEINLKELVDYAASKNVGIILWAGYYAFERDMENVCRHYADMGVKGFKVDFMDRDDQLMTAFNYRAAEMCAKYKLILDLHGTHKPAGLNRTYPNVLNFEGVNGLEQMKWSPASVDQVKYDVMIPFARQVSGPMDYTQGAMRNASKGNYYPCNSEPMSQGSRCRQLALYIVFESPFNMLCDTPSNYMREPESTGFIADIPTVWDESIVLDGKMGEYIVTARRSGNVWYVGGITDWTARDIEVDCSFLGDKTYDATLFKDGANAHRIGRDYKCESIRIKNDAKLKIHLAPGGGFALKIK; translated from the coding sequence ATGAAAAAACTGAAGATTTTATTATTCTTGTGTGTTGTCGCATGTACGCTTACGGTACAGGCGCAAAAACAATTTACTTTGAACTCTCCGGATGGAAAGCTTCAAACGACGATTACCGTAGGTGATAAGTTGACTTATGATATTTACTGTAACGGACGGCAGATCCTTGCTCCTTCTCCAATTTCGATGACATTGGATAACGGAGAAGTCTGGGGAGAGAAAGCAAAGTTGTCCGGCACTTCCGGGAAAAAAGTAGATCAGATGATTCCTTCTCCTTTCTATCGTGCCAGTGAATTAAGAGACCACTATAATGAGTTGACTCTTCGGTTTAAAAAAGACTGGAATGTAGAGTTCCGTGCGTACAATGATGGTATTGCTTACCGCTTTGTCAGCCGTGCGAAGAAACCTTTCAATGTGGTAGATGAAATAGTAGATTATCATTTCCCATCTGATATGGTAGCTTCTGTACCGTACGTAAGAGGAGGAAAGGACGGTGATTATGACTCCCAATATTTCAATTCATTTGAGAATACTTATACTACCGGTCCATTGTCAAAACTGAATAAAAAACGTTTGATGTTTTTGCCGTTAGTCGTGGATGCCGGCGAAGGTGTTAAGATTTGTATTACAGAATCCGATTTGGAGAATTATCCCGGTCTCTATTTGTCTGCTGCTGAAGGAGAAAATCGGTTGACGGGACGTTTCGCGCCATACCCCAAGAAGATGGTGCAAGGCGGACACAATCAACTTCAAATGTTGGTGAAAGAGCATGAAGCTTACATTGCCAAAGTTGATAAACCCAGAAATTTCCCGTGGCGTATGAGCATTGTTACCACTTCCGATAAGGATTTGGCAGCAAGCAACTTGAGCTATTTATTGGCTGCCCCTTCCCGTCTGACGGATCTTTCATGGATCAAACCCGGTAAAGTAGCATGGGACTGGTGGAATGACTGGAATTTGGATGGCGTTGATTTTGTAACCGGAGTAAATAATCCGACTTATAAAGCCTACATTGATTTTGCTTCTGCAAACGGTATTGAATATGTGATACTTGATGAAGGTTGGGCGGTAAATCTGCAAGCGGATTTGATGCAAGTGGTGAAAGAGATTAATCTGAAAGAATTGGTAGATTATGCAGCCTCCAAAAATGTGGGCATCATTCTTTGGGCCGGTTATTATGCTTTCGAACGTGATATGGAGAACGTTTGCCGTCATTATGCCGACATGGGAGTAAAAGGTTTTAAGGTCGATTTTATGGATCGTGACGATCAGCTTATGACTGCGTTTAATTATCGGGCTGCCGAAATGTGTGCTAAATATAAACTGATCCTCGACTTACACGGAACGCACAAACCGGCCGGTTTGAATCGTACCTATCCGAATGTGTTGAACTTTGAAGGTGTCAATGGGCTGGAACAGATGAAATGGAGTCCGGCTTCGGTAGATCAGGTGAAGTATGACGTGATGATTCCTTTCGCTCGTCAAGTATCCGGTCCGATGGACTACACTCAAGGGGCGATGCGCAATGCTTCGAAAGGTAACTATTACCCTTGTAATTCTGAACCGATGAGTCAGGGGAGTCGTTGCCGCCAACTTGCTCTGTATATTGTATTTGAATCTCCTTTCAATATGTTGTGTGATACGCCGAGCAACTATATGCGCGAACCGGAATCAACCGGATTTATTGCTGATATTCCGACAGTATGGGATGAAAGTATCGTGCTTGATGGTAAGATGGGAGAGTATATCGTAACAGCACGCCGGAGTGGAAATGTCTGGTATGTAGGTGGAATCACCGATTGGACGGCACGTGACATCGAAGTGGATTGTTCTTTTCTGGGTGATAAGACGTATGACGCTACGTTATTTAAAGATGGCGCAAATGCTCATCGGATCGGGCGTGATTATAAATGTGAATCCATCCGGATAAAAAATGACGCTAAGTTGAAGATTCATTTGGCACCCGGAGGTGGTTTTGCCCTTAAAATAAAGTAA
- a CDS encoding cellulase family glycosylhydrolase produces MKNKWCVNVVFLFFLVGICVCACTQDSNSSNNSRWTEEKIQEWYDNQAWLVGCNYIPATAINQIEMWSADTFDPEQIDKELSWAHELGFNTLRVFLSSVVWQNDATGMKKRMDDFLNICGRYSIRPMFVFFDDCWNPESAYGKQPEPKPGVHNSGWVQDPSCSLRKDTLTLYPFLQEYVKDIVRTYANDDRILMWDLYNEPGNSKHEETSLSLLTNVFRWVRDCNPSQPITAGVWDYNSPRKNVLNAFVLNHSDIISYHNYDNEVRHGECIKFLKMLNRPLICTEYMARRNDSRFCNVLPLMKKEKVGAINWGFVAGKTNTIFAWDDVIPSGEEPELWFHDIYRPTGVPYQQEEVDCIQSLTGKR; encoded by the coding sequence ATGAAAAATAAATGGTGTGTTAATGTGGTGTTTTTATTCTTTTTAGTGGGGATATGTGTATGCGCCTGTACACAGGATTCTAATTCTTCAAACAACAGCCGTTGGACGGAAGAGAAGATACAGGAATGGTATGACAATCAAGCTTGGCTGGTAGGTTGCAATTATATTCCGGCAACGGCAATCAATCAGATAGAAATGTGGAGTGCGGATACTTTCGATCCTGAACAGATAGACAAAGAACTATCATGGGCGCATGAACTGGGCTTTAATACCTTACGTGTTTTCTTGAGCAGTGTTGTATGGCAAAATGATGCGACAGGAATGAAGAAGCGTATGGATGATTTTTTGAATATTTGCGGGAGATATTCAATCCGCCCTATGTTTGTGTTTTTTGATGATTGTTGGAATCCGGAGTCGGCTTATGGTAAACAACCGGAACCGAAGCCGGGTGTTCATAATTCTGGTTGGGTGCAGGACCCTTCATGTAGCTTGCGTAAAGACACACTGACTTTGTATCCTTTTCTGCAAGAGTATGTAAAAGATATTGTCCGAACTTATGCCAATGATGACCGGATATTGATGTGGGATTTGTATAATGAACCGGGGAATAGTAAACACGAGGAAACTTCTTTGTCTTTATTGACAAATGTCTTTCGTTGGGTGCGGGATTGTAATCCGTCACAACCGATTACTGCCGGTGTATGGGACTATAATTCTCCCCGGAAGAATGTTCTGAATGCGTTTGTGTTGAATCATTCGGACATCATCTCTTATCATAATTACGATAATGAGGTCCGGCATGGCGAATGCATCAAGTTTCTGAAGATGCTTAACCGTCCGTTGATTTGTACCGAATATATGGCTCGTCGCAATGACAGCCGCTTTTGCAATGTTCTTCCTTTGATGAAAAAAGAAAAGGTAGGCGCCATCAATTGGGGATTTGTTGCAGGGAAGACAAATACTATTTTTGCCTGGGATGACGTTATTCCGTCGGGGGAAGAACCGGAATTATGGTTTCATGATATTTATCGTCCTACCGGAGTACCTTATCAGCAGGAAGAAGTCGATTGCATTCAATCTCTGACAGGAAAAAGATAG